Proteins encoded by one window of Pristiophorus japonicus isolate sPriJap1 unplaced genomic scaffold, sPriJap1.hap1 HAP1_SCAFFOLD_224, whole genome shotgun sequence:
- the LOC139245600 gene encoding dual specificity tyrosine-phosphorylation-regulated kinase 2-like, with protein MPAKGRPPDGISPTLNTSCPTRKRPLSSCHGRWKGHGLEHLRKQDKDNIMNVIHIYESFSFHNHICMTFELFSMNLYELIKKNKFQGFSLPLVRKFAHSILQCLDALHKSHIIHCDLKPENILLKQQGRSGVKVIDFGSSCYDHQRIYTYIQSRFYRAPEVILGARYGMSIDMWSLGCILAELLTGHPLLPGEDEGDQLACMMELLGMPSKLLLEFSKRAKMFISSKGYPRYSSVVTLPDGTVHLNGGRSRRGKNRGPPGQRDWTSALKGCDDQSFIDFLKHCLEWDPALRMTPAQALRHPWLRRRLPKPPMNDKTTFVKRMSTSPTALLDAVAKLPPTSASIANKLRSNQNNDPNRNMTQTTVLPKLVS; from the coding sequence ATGCCTGCGAAAGGCAGGCCGCCGGATGGGATATCCCCAACCTTAAACACCTCATGCCCGACGAGGAAAAGACCATTGAGCTCATGTCATGGGAGATGGAAAGGTCATGGGCTGGAGCATCTGAGGAAGCAAGATAAGGACAACATCATGAATGTCATCCATATCTATGAGAGTTTTTCCTTCCATAACCACATCTGTATGACCTTTGAACTATTCAGCATGAACCTCTATGAACTCATCAAAAAGAATAAGTTCCAAGGATTCAGTCTGCCCTTGGTCCGTAAATTTGCACACTCCATCCTGCAGTGCCTTGATGCTTTGCATAAGAGCCATATCATCCATTGTGACTTGAAGCCTGAGAACATCCTGTTGAAGCAACAGGGCCGTAGTGGAGTTAAAGTGATTGACTTTGGGTCCAGCTGCTATGACCATCAAAGAATTTACACATACATTCAATCACGTTTTTACCGAGCTCCTGAGGTGATTCTCGGAGCACGGTATGGGATGTCTATTGATATGTGGAGTTTGGGATGCATTCTTGCTGAACTGCTGACTGGACATCCACTGCTACCAGGGGAAGATGAGGGAGATCAGCTAGCTTGCATGATGGAATTGTTAGGAATGCCATCTAAACTACTGCTGGAATTTTCCAAAAGGGCCAAAATGTTCATCAGTTCTAAGGGTTACCCTAGATATTCTTCGGTTGTAACACTTCCTGATGGGACTGTGCATTTAAATGGTGGACGATCTCGGAGAGGAAAAAATCGAGGTCCCCCTGGTCAACGGGACTGGACCAGCGCTCTAAAGGGCTGCGACGACCAATCCTTCATTGACTTCCTGAAACACTGCCTGGAGTGGGATCCTGCCTTACGCATGACACCAGCACAGGCCTTAAGGCACCCTTGGCTGCGAAGACGTCTGCCAAAGCCTCCAATGAATGACAAAACAACATTTGTAAAACGCATGTCAACAAGCCCGACTGCTCTCTTGGACGCAGTGGCTAAACTACCTCCTACTTCTGCCAGCATTGCCAACAAGCTGAGATCCAATCAAAATAATGATCCCAATCGCAACATGACTCAGACAACTGTACTGCCAAAGCTGGTCAGTTGA